Proteins from one Clostridium cellulovorans 743B genomic window:
- a CDS encoding anaerobic nitric oxide reductase flavorubredoxin, which yields MAFKINDTITWVGKIDWELRNFHGEEYSTHKGSSYNSYLLRDEKTVLIDTVWQPFTKEFIANLKKEINLDEIDYIIANHSEVDHSGALPELMKEIPGTPIYCTKNGAKMLKAHYHEDWNFIEVKTGDTLEIGKNKLIFIEARMLHWPDSMFTYLTGDNILFSNDAFGQHFASEEMYNDKIDKGELFQEAIKYYANILTPFSPLVVKKIQEVLSFNLPVDMICPSHGVIWREVPIQIINRYVEWANNYQENQITIIYDTMWNATRRMAETIAEGIKDVNEDIVVKIYNSSKNDKNDIIAEVFKSKAILVGSSTINKGILSSTAAILEMMKGLEFKEKKAAAFGSYGWGGEGIKIITKQLEEGGFEIMKDGIKELWNPNRDALDRCRNYGNSIGEALKEKE from the coding sequence GTGGCATTTAAAATCAATGATACGATTACTTGGGTTGGAAAAATCGATTGGGAGCTTAGAAATTTTCATGGAGAAGAGTATTCTACTCACAAGGGTTCTTCCTATAATTCATATTTACTTAGAGATGAAAAAACAGTACTTATTGATACTGTATGGCAACCTTTTACTAAAGAATTTATAGCTAATTTAAAAAAAGAGATTAATTTAGATGAGATAGATTATATTATTGCAAATCATTCAGAGGTGGATCATAGTGGTGCTCTACCAGAGTTGATGAAAGAGATACCTGGAACTCCGATTTATTGTACTAAAAATGGAGCAAAAATGTTAAAGGCTCATTATCACGAAGATTGGAACTTTATAGAGGTTAAAACTGGAGATACTTTAGAAATAGGTAAAAATAAATTGATTTTTATAGAAGCGAGAATGCTCCATTGGCCTGATAGCATGTTTACATATCTAACAGGAGACAATATATTGTTTAGTAACGATGCTTTTGGTCAACATTTTGCATCAGAAGAGATGTATAACGATAAAATTGATAAGGGAGAATTATTCCAAGAAGCCATAAAATATTATGCAAATATATTAACACCATTTAGTCCTCTAGTAGTAAAAAAAATTCAAGAAGTATTGAGTTTTAATTTACCAGTAGATATGATTTGCCCAAGTCACGGTGTTATTTGGAGGGAAGTACCAATTCAGATAATTAATAGGTATGTGGAATGGGCAAATAATTATCAAGAAAACCAAATTACAATAATATACGATACTATGTGGAATGCAACTAGGAGAATGGCAGAAACCATAGCAGAAGGAATAAAAGATGTCAATGAAGATATTGTTGTAAAAATATATAACTCATCAAAAAATGATAAAAATGATATTATAGCGGAGGTATTTAAATCAAAAGCCATATTAGTAGGGTCTTCAACTATAAATAAAGGAATCCTTTCTTCTACAGCAGCAATATTAGAAATGATGAAGGGCTTAGAATTTAAAGAGAAAAAAGCTGCTGCCTTTGGAAGCTATGGTTGGGGTGGTGAAGGCATAAAAATAATCACAAAACAACTTGAAGAAGGTGGATTTGAAATAATGAAAGATGGAATAAAAGAATTATGGAATCCAAATCGTGATGCTTTAGATAGGTGCAGAAATTATGGAAATAGTATAGGTGAAGCATTGAAGGAAAAGGAGTAA
- a CDS encoding D-Ala-D-Ala carboxypeptidase family metallohydrolase: protein MKLFHGKKLLIMSFFVFALLIAPANVAKAAVLQSGSTGAEVTALQQKLIRLGFYLGPSGADGDFGQYTVDAVKGIQSASGITTDGIVGSATNTKITEWLSKPAYGASTAHFSQSEFKCSCCGSLGGGMKTSLLLRLEALRAKLGGKSTTVNSGYRCAKHNAEVGGEDNSYHMKSVAADIQVSGVAPSTVASNAETIFGDGGLGRYSTFTHVDVRGYRARW from the coding sequence ATGAAACTATTTCATGGAAAAAAACTATTAATAATGAGTTTTTTTGTCTTCGCATTATTAATAGCACCAGCCAATGTTGCTAAAGCAGCAGTTCTTCAAAGTGGAAGTACAGGAGCAGAGGTAACAGCATTACAACAAAAGCTAATTAGATTAGGATTTTATTTAGGACCTTCAGGTGCAGATGGAGACTTTGGACAATATACTGTGGATGCAGTAAAAGGTATTCAATCTGCTAGTGGAATTACAACTGATGGTATTGTTGGATCTGCAACCAATACTAAAATTACAGAATGGTTATCAAAACCAGCTTATGGTGCAAGTACAGCACACTTCTCTCAATCAGAATTTAAGTGTTCTTGCTGTGGTTCATTAGGAGGAGGTATGAAAACTTCATTACTTCTTAGATTAGAAGCTTTAAGAGCAAAACTAGGTGGAAAATCTACTACAGTTAACTCTGGATACAGATGCGCAAAACACAATGCGGAAGTTGGTGGAGAAGACAATTCATACCACATGAAGAGTGTTGCTGCTGATATCCAAGTTTCTGGTGTAGCTCCATCAACTGTTGCAAGTAATGCAGAAACAATCTTTGGAGATGGTGGTTTAGGAAGATATAGCACATTTACTCACGTAGACGTTAGAGGCTATAGAGCACGTTGGTAA
- a CDS encoding PadR family transcriptional regulator, translating to MQINKELLKGSTTILILSLLNRKDMYGYEMIKEMELRSKGIFSFKEGTLYPILHGLENENLIDAYWDAGESKRKRKYYKITQDGRKLFEEKEKEWKLFTNTVNKVLGDETLCQL from the coding sequence ATGCAAATCAACAAAGAACTATTAAAAGGAAGCACTACCATACTTATATTGAGTCTTCTCAATCGTAAAGATATGTATGGCTATGAAATGATTAAAGAAATGGAGCTACGTTCAAAAGGAATATTTTCCTTTAAAGAAGGCACACTTTATCCGATACTTCATGGATTAGAAAATGAAAATCTTATAGATGCCTATTGGGATGCTGGTGAAAGTAAACGAAAGAGAAAATATTATAAAATAACACAAGATGGCAGAAAACTTTTCGAAGAAAAAGAAAAGGAATGGAAATTATTTACCAACACAGTAAATAAAGTATTGGGGGATGAGACTTTATGTCAGTTATAA
- a CDS encoding FtsW/RodA/SpoVE family cell cycle protein, whose product MSVIRDEKINDYLTKVCFLVKNKKVHGNIKEELYNHIDEIIEEYIAQGKSEEVAIDEALLHMGDPKIVGKNLNKVHKATPDWVLLAMTIAFVLFGIFTIGFMEKSNAINEYGSSNYLFKTLIFTVIGCVLSFIILKIDYRNFKKYSKYVYIGTIIFSFFRLFTSRSILGGYNIYEYSNWINLGPITINIYNVVLFILILSLAGIYANYNWGSSKETLKGLVLGFIPCIIFILVPSADKLTIYTLSLLSLLIFSSLKLRYIIATISTLMLSFVYFIFSEPYRIERFFIFLNHSKDPNGSGWLFNQLTALRSSANLIGHDLNSSHDIVSRLQMNNDFIFAYILYTFGWIAAILLIATVLAFIIRIGFIGIKTKDNYGKLLVSGLCAFFFGQFALNILMNFSMTPVFAIGLPFISYGGSSLVINLISVGLITSVYRWRNSPYKIA is encoded by the coding sequence ATGTCAGTTATAAGAGATGAAAAAATTAATGATTACCTCACAAAAGTTTGCTTTCTCGTAAAAAACAAAAAAGTGCACGGAAACATAAAAGAAGAACTATACAATCATATAGATGAAATCATTGAAGAATATATTGCTCAAGGAAAATCAGAAGAAGTTGCTATTGATGAGGCTTTGCTTCATATGGGTGATCCTAAAATTGTTGGAAAAAATCTTAATAAAGTACATAAAGCTACTCCAGATTGGGTTCTACTAGCGATGACTATTGCATTTGTTCTATTTGGAATCTTTACAATAGGATTTATGGAAAAAAGCAATGCTATAAATGAATATGGATCTAGTAACTATTTATTTAAAACGCTTATCTTTACGGTTATTGGCTGTGTATTATCATTTATCATCTTAAAAATAGACTATAGAAACTTTAAGAAATACTCTAAATACGTTTATATAGGTACAATAATTTTTTCTTTCTTTAGATTATTCACATCTAGATCTATATTGGGTGGTTACAATATATATGAATACAGCAACTGGATAAACCTAGGACCTATTACTATCAATATTTATAATGTTGTTCTATTTATATTAATTCTTTCTTTGGCTGGAATTTATGCAAACTATAATTGGGGCAGTTCCAAAGAAACCCTTAAAGGCCTTGTATTAGGTTTTATACCTTGTATCATTTTTATTTTAGTTCCTTCAGCAGATAAGCTTACTATTTATACACTATCATTACTATCATTACTAATATTTTCTAGTCTTAAACTAAGATATATAATAGCTACAATAAGTACTTTAATGCTATCCTTTGTTTATTTTATCTTTAGTGAACCTTACAGGATTGAAAGATTTTTTATTTTCCTAAACCACTCAAAAGATCCTAATGGTTCAGGGTGGCTTTTCAATCAATTAACTGCCTTGAGAAGCTCTGCAAACTTGATTGGACACGATTTAAACTCTAGTCATGATATAGTATCAAGATTACAAATGAATAATGATTTTATATTTGCTTATATTCTTTACACCTTTGGATGGATAGCTGCAATTCTGCTAATTGCTACAGTTTTAGCATTTATAATTAGGATTGGTTTTATTGGTATAAAAACTAAAGATAACTACGGAAAACTACTTGTAAGTGGACTATGCGCATTTTTCTTTGGTCAATTTGCTCTTAATATATTAATGAATTTTTCAATGACGCCAGTCTTTGCTATAGGCTTACCATTTATTAGCTACGGTGGAAGTAGCCTTGTAATAAATTTAATATCTGTTGGTTTAATAACTAGCGTATACCGCTGGAGAAACTCACCATATAAAATTGCTTAA
- a CDS encoding FtsW/RodA/SpoVE family cell cycle protein produces the protein MPDVRNEKINHYLEEVCLLVRNKKVHENIKEELFNHIDEIVEEFIAQGKEEESAIDEAILQMGDPKVIGKSLSKVHKATPDWILLAITVLFVLFGFFTSRFIENTVFSHPFGPTFIGRILPHAIIGSIVTFVMLKIDYRSLKKHSKKMYIVSILISLLKLITYGYLIGNKNWICVFPLYFDVFYISSFVLILSLAGIYSNYKWTSIKEIIKGFVLGFGPCFIFLTIPNFGLLVTYTIAVLTLMILSGLKPKYIIMESGLLIAFSVLCFINKQYRLTRLAAFLNPSEYPYGAGWFYIRLNSVRNSSGLFGHRTGFKDGMLPEYYSNFILTYIIYSFGWIVGIVLIATVLAFIVRIGFISMKTKDNYGKLLVSGFCSLFFVQFFINILMNLSLFPALSISLPFINLRTDGLIINIMSVALITSVYKWRNSPYKVA, from the coding sequence ATGCCTGATGTAAGAAATGAAAAAATAAATCACTATCTAGAAGAAGTTTGTTTATTAGTAAGAAATAAAAAAGTACACGAGAACATAAAAGAAGAATTATTCAATCATATAGATGAAATCGTTGAAGAGTTCATTGCTCAAGGAAAAGAAGAAGAATCTGCTATCGATGAAGCTATCCTTCAAATGGGTGATCCTAAAGTTATCGGAAAGAGTCTTAGCAAGGTACATAAAGCTACTCCTGATTGGATTTTGCTAGCAATAACTGTTTTATTTGTATTGTTTGGATTTTTCACTTCACGTTTTATAGAAAATACTGTCTTTAGCCACCCATTCGGGCCAACTTTTATAGGTAGAATACTTCCTCATGCCATTATTGGAAGTATTGTAACCTTTGTAATGTTGAAAATTGACTATAGAAGTTTAAAGAAACATTCTAAAAAGATGTATATTGTCTCAATACTTATTTCTTTACTTAAACTAATCACTTATGGCTATTTAATCGGAAATAAAAATTGGATATGTGTTTTTCCGCTTTACTTTGATGTATTTTATATATCTTCATTTGTTTTAATCCTTTCATTAGCAGGCATTTACTCTAATTATAAGTGGACTAGTATTAAGGAGATAATTAAAGGTTTTGTTTTAGGGTTCGGACCTTGTTTCATATTTTTAACAATCCCAAACTTTGGTCTTCTGGTTACTTATACAATAGCTGTACTAACTTTAATGATACTTTCTGGGCTTAAACCAAAGTATATTATAATGGAATCAGGTTTATTAATTGCATTTTCTGTGCTTTGTTTCATTAATAAGCAATATAGACTAACAAGACTTGCAGCTTTCCTTAATCCATCAGAATACCCTTATGGTGCTGGATGGTTTTATATTCGTCTGAATTCAGTAAGAAATTCCTCTGGATTATTTGGACACAGAACTGGATTCAAGGATGGCATGCTTCCAGAGTATTATAGTAATTTTATACTCACTTATATCATTTATAGCTTTGGCTGGATAGTTGGGATAGTACTAATTGCTACAGTTCTAGCTTTCATAGTAAGAATTGGTTTTATCAGTATGAAAACTAAAGATAACTATGGAAAGTTACTAGTAAGTGGATTTTGCTCACTATTTTTCGTTCAATTTTTTATAAATATATTAATGAATCTTTCGTTATTTCCAGCTTTAAGTATTAGTTTACCTTTTATAAATCTTCGTACAGATGGACTTATAATTAATATAATGTCCGTTGCCTTGATAACTAGTGTATATAAGTGGAGAAACTCGCCATATAAAGTAGCATAA
- a CDS encoding NUDIX hydrolase N-terminal domain-containing protein has product MTSYFLINSINVYILFYSKDKYDIERFERIRELSAEIVSAKSGLNLDKVKDVFCNETGYQTPKLDTRAAIFKDDKILLVQESATKEWSLPGGWMDVNQTVKSNVVKEVKEEAGLDVEPNRVIALLDRNKHNIPIIAHGICKVFVLCDIIDGEFKPNIETSDSGFFSLEELPPLSITRNTKSQIEMCFKAYKNEEWKVVFD; this is encoded by the coding sequence ATTACTTCTTATTTTCTAATAAATTCTATTAATGTATATATACTTTTTTATTCTAAAGATAAATATGATATAGAGAGATTTGAAAGAATTCGTGAACTTTCAGCAGAGATTGTCAGTGCTAAGTCAGGGCTTAATCTTGATAAAGTTAAAGATGTATTTTGTAATGAAACAGGGTATCAAACTCCAAAGTTAGATACTAGAGCAGCGATTTTCAAAGATGATAAAATATTATTAGTACAAGAATCTGCAACTAAGGAATGGTCTTTGCCAGGTGGTTGGATGGATGTTAATCAAACGGTAAAATCAAATGTCGTTAAGGAAGTAAAAGAGGAAGCTGGTTTAGATGTTGAACCTAATAGAGTAATTGCACTGTTGGATAGAAACAAACACAATATTCCTATAATTGCTCATGGGATATGTAAGGTATTTGTACTATGTGATATCATAGATGGCGAATTTAAGCCTAATATAGAAACCTCTGATAGTGGCTTTTTTAGCCTTGAGGAACTTCCACCGTTATCTATTACAAGAAACACTAAGAGTCAAATTGAAATGTGCTTTAAGGCATATAAGAATGAGGAATGGAAGGTTGTTTTTGATTAA
- a CDS encoding plasmid mobilization protein — protein MKTFAYGLASDLSAEDEIKPKEIEGRKPIDKIKYERIVFRVTEEEKLIFEQLAKVNGMTVSAYIRYLVLYQEFNKTIKEV, from the coding sequence ATGAAAACTTTTGCTTACGGTTTAGCAAGTGATCTTAGTGCAGAAGATGAAATCAAACCAAAAGAAATTGAAGGAAGAAAACCCATTGATAAGATTAAATATGAAAGAATAGTTTTTAGGGTTACCGAAGAAGAAAAACTAATATTTGAGCAATTAGCAAAAGTAAACGGCATGACCGTTAGCGCATATATAAGATACCTAGTGCTTTACCAAGAATTTAATAAAACTATTAAAGAGGTGTAG
- a CDS encoding ParM/StbA family protein yields the protein MILGIDIGNYSVKTSTGVNFKSLVSTEENLLGSKIKIEFDNKTFYIGEGNRDTELDKASKESFLPLLYSAIALSSPAQYNKVVVGLPINQYKSRKAEIENKISKESNKKIILNDKERTLTITEFKVYPEGVGAYQSLDSEEDMIIIDIGGRTTDIAYIFNGELKTTSTVNVGTLNIYKNIADQLNSKFSIDIDVEKAEKIIKQGYLSIDNKTVDISFVSSVLRENFMKIKADLDFKFSAHTEKLMLTGGGAALFHKAFVNRYEDISIMQNPVLANVRGFKKVGELLWV from the coding sequence ATGATACTAGGAATTGATATTGGAAACTATAGTGTTAAGACAAGCACAGGAGTGAATTTTAAGAGTTTAGTAAGCACAGAAGAAAATTTATTAGGCTCAAAAATCAAGATAGAGTTTGATAATAAAACATTCTACATAGGAGAGGGTAATAGAGATACTGAACTTGATAAAGCTAGTAAGGAAAGTTTTTTACCTCTTCTTTATTCAGCTATAGCTTTAAGTAGTCCTGCACAATATAACAAGGTTGTGGTAGGGTTGCCTATAAATCAATATAAAAGTAGAAAGGCTGAAATTGAAAATAAAATTAGTAAAGAATCTAATAAAAAAATAATCTTAAATGATAAAGAAAGAACTTTAACCATAACTGAGTTTAAAGTATATCCAGAGGGTGTAGGAGCTTATCAGAGCCTTGATAGCGAGGAGGACATGATAATAATTGACATAGGAGGGAGAACAACAGATATAGCGTATATCTTTAATGGAGAACTAAAGACAACTTCTACAGTTAATGTAGGTACTTTAAATATATATAAGAATATAGCAGATCAGTTAAATTCAAAATTCTCTATCGATATAGACGTTGAAAAAGCTGAGAAGATAATTAAGCAAGGTTATTTAAGCATAGATAATAAAACTGTGGATATTAGCTTTGTTTCTTCTGTTCTAAGGGAAAATTTTATGAAGATTAAAGCTGATCTAGATTTTAAATTCTCAGCACATACAGAAAAACTTATGCTAACTGGTGGAGGAGCTGCATTATTCCATAAAGCTTTTGTAAATAGATACGAAGATATAAGTATAATGCAAAACCCTGTACTAGCGAACGTAAGGGGCTTCAAAAAGGTTGGTGAACTTCTATGGGTCTAG
- a CDS encoding peptidoglycan recognition protein family protein: MVSIIKQISNYNYEDGNNVQYIVCHFTGNSNDSAQGNANYFNACDREASAHYFVDDNVIYQVVEDFNASWHCGDGNGAYGISNYNSIGIEMCGTNGDISEKTAKNARDLIRLLMNKYGVPIDRVVRHYDASRKNCPSPFSCNNWTRWADFKDKIVNEVEEEEMKIRAFSRTWYLSQYQDVAKNGIDPYQHYLAYGKKEGRQPLPPIPTGYTDSGYLICNPDVAAAVNKGIFVSGLDHYYEFGWREGRKFTYSLVDAMPQSEIDTKVKAMVEQLKKQVNDIENLVK, from the coding sequence GTGGTATCAATTATAAAACAAATAAGTAATTACAATTATGAAGATGGTAACAATGTTCAATACATAGTATGCCATTTTACAGGTAATTCTAACGATTCAGCACAAGGCAATGCAAATTACTTCAATGCGTGCGATAGAGAAGCTTCAGCACACTATTTTGTTGATGATAATGTTATTTATCAAGTGGTAGAAGATTTTAATGCTAGTTGGCATTGTGGCGATGGTAATGGAGCTTATGGAATATCAAATTATAATTCCATCGGAATAGAAATGTGTGGAACCAATGGAGACATTTCAGAAAAGACAGCAAAAAACGCTAGAGATTTAATAAGGCTACTGATGAATAAATATGGTGTACCTATAGATAGAGTTGTGAGACATTATGATGCTAGTAGAAAGAATTGCCCAAGTCCTTTTAGTTGTAATAATTGGACAAGGTGGGCAGATTTTAAAGATAAGATAGTAAATGAAGTGGAGGAAGAAGAAATGAAGATAAGAGCATTTAGTAGAACCTGGTACTTGTCACAATATCAAGATGTTGCAAAGAATGGAATTGATCCATATCAGCATTATTTAGCATATGGCAAGAAAGAAGGTAGACAACCATTACCACCAATTCCAACAGGATACACAGATTCAGGATATTTAATATGTAATCCTGATGTTGCTGCTGCAGTAAATAAAGGTATTTTTGTTTCAGGCTTAGATCACTATTATGAGTTTGGATGGAGAGAAGGAAGAAAGTTTACTTATTCACTAGTCGATGCAATGCCTCAGTCTGAAATTGATACTAAAGTCAAAGCTATGGTGGAGCAACTGAAAAAACAAGTTAATGATATAGAAAATCTAGTTAAATAA
- a CDS encoding phage tail protein: MDINDLPTHVSKTDIYMAFLNGINTITFEDLPQINEYSSRTDMYLYFMCQEKLNGSSGTFPGKIDMTATTTAPQGWLICDGSAVSRETYANLYTAIGTTYGNGDGTTTFNLPDMRGRVPIGSG; this comes from the coding sequence ATGGATATAAATGATTTGCCTACGCATGTAAGCAAGACAGATATCTACATGGCTTTTTTAAATGGTATAAATACTATTACCTTTGAAGATTTACCTCAGATAAATGAATATTCAAGTAGAACAGATATGTATTTATATTTCATGTGCCAAGAAAAATTAAACGGTAGTAGTGGAACTTTCCCAGGTAAAATTGATATGACAGCGACAACTACAGCACCACAAGGCTGGTTGATTTGTGACGGTAGTGCTGTATCAAGAGAAACATATGCTAATCTATATACAGCAATAGGCACAACTTACGGTAATGGAGATGGAACAACTACATTTAATTTACCAGATATGCGTGGTAGAGTTCCAATAGGTTCTGGCTAG
- a CDS encoding DUF2190 family protein, whose translation MRTINIKVDSYSQNYDYRECVQNDDLTLKLTLTENGVPHNLVGNTLMLNWIKPDNTIAIVSGDNISFIDNIVTVVLPRDCTRAAGVAKFELVITNASKQETTFQLSLNINGSVLQNQEISSNTATVIEELGIANDNANITYENLLQAIQGGDILSLKALERNIIYVHKTITEEINNHPVYPNLKTAVESISDNGVNKRYVIYVFPGLYEEDINITLKDYVDIEALKDWRTDTTTISYSCPANNNMLYDILRTNPAPVGIPIHSAPLADFAIHCKIKGICFKIKDGNYCVHLDFNKNSDINITFEDCQFWHLGNTSSTDFGYAVGIGEYGGQDIRFINCNFHAYTYTGKQLAGLIWHSRDLQEKSCYLKLETCYSEGGNFGARLVSYNSTQNDTVEINHCKFKGIDGDYLVLNNTTTTKWWGRVIGQGNEIDTVFYNFNETLATEYRLECGHYSANYIAYSSITKGDVVVYADLSGYKIQTAPTTTHYKTVVGIALNSAVTGEKVVVQRKGFAKVTTTSSLVGQDLVGNSITNAGKAEKVTDIKDAFGVALMTTTANSTATVLLALNY comes from the coding sequence ATGCGAACAATCAATATAAAAGTAGATAGTTACTCACAAAATTATGATTATAGAGAGTGTGTTCAGAATGATGATCTTACTTTAAAACTCACACTAACAGAAAATGGAGTACCTCATAATCTAGTTGGTAACACTTTGATGTTAAATTGGATTAAACCTGATAATACTATAGCAATAGTAAGCGGAGACAATATTTCATTTATCGATAATATCGTTACAGTGGTGTTACCAAGAGATTGTACACGTGCCGCTGGCGTAGCTAAGTTTGAATTAGTTATAACAAACGCCTCAAAACAAGAAACTACTTTTCAATTATCTTTAAACATAAATGGTAGTGTGTTGCAGAATCAAGAAATTAGTAGTAATACAGCCACTGTTATAGAGGAATTAGGAATTGCAAATGATAATGCAAATATAACTTATGAAAATTTACTACAAGCTATTCAAGGTGGGGATATTTTGTCCCTTAAAGCATTGGAGAGAAATATTATTTATGTACATAAAACAATAACTGAAGAGATAAATAATCATCCCGTTTACCCAAATTTAAAAACGGCAGTTGAAAGTATATCGGATAATGGGGTAAATAAAAGATATGTGATATATGTTTTTCCCGGACTATACGAAGAGGACATTAATATAACCCTAAAGGATTATGTTGACATTGAAGCCTTAAAAGATTGGAGAACAGATACAACGACAATAAGCTATTCATGTCCTGCTAACAACAACATGTTATATGACATATTAAGAACAAACCCTGCCCCTGTAGGAATTCCTATTCACAGTGCGCCATTAGCAGATTTTGCAATACATTGCAAAATAAAAGGGATATGCTTTAAAATTAAGGATGGTAATTATTGTGTTCATCTCGACTTTAATAAAAATTCTGACATAAATATTACTTTTGAGGATTGTCAATTTTGGCACTTGGGGAACACTTCATCAACTGATTTTGGCTATGCAGTAGGTATCGGAGAATATGGAGGTCAAGATATAAGATTTATTAATTGTAATTTTCACGCTTACACATATACAGGTAAACAACTCGCTGGATTGATATGGCACAGCAGAGATTTACAGGAGAAATCATGTTACTTAAAACTTGAAACTTGTTATAGTGAAGGTGGAAATTTTGGCGCTAGGTTAGTTTCTTACAACAGTACTCAAAATGATACTGTTGAGATTAACCATTGTAAGTTCAAAGGCATTGACGGAGATTATTTAGTTTTAAACAATACTACAACCACTAAGTGGTGGGGGAGGGTCATTGGACAAGGTAATGAGATTGATACAGTGTTTTATAATTTCAATGAGACACTTGCAACTGAGTATAGGCTCGAATGTGGACATTATTCAGCAAACTATATTGCCTATAGTTCTATAACTAAAGGTGATGTAGTTGTTTACGCGGATCTAAGTGGATATAAAATCCAAACTGCACCTACAACAACACATTACAAAACAGTCGTAGGAATTGCACTTAATTCAGCTGTAACAGGTGAGAAGGTTGTAGTTCAAAGAAAAGGTTTTGCAAAAGTAACAACTACTTCATCGCTTGTGGGACAAGATTTGGTAGGAAACAGCATAACAAACGCTGGAAAAGCAGAGAAGGTTACAGATATCAAAGATGCATTTGGTGTAGCGTTGATGACAACAACTGCCAACAGTACTGCAACTGTATTATTAGCATTAAATTACTAG